In the Solanum pennellii chromosome 5, SPENNV200 genome, one interval contains:
- the LOC107020446 gene encoding serine/threonine-protein kinase TOR-like, whose protein sequence is MYNTGSTTAFLLGESCLLQVLLVAGHNLVRLVRSLEMTFSSPNIPPEILATLLNLDGDAEYSLLVNLKRLNDLQLSRRISIEIFHNDLAQTVSKA, encoded by the exons ATGTACAACACTGGCTCAACTACAG CCTTTTTGTTGGGCGAGAGCTGTTTGCTGCAGGTTTTGTTAGTTGCTGGTCACAACTTAGTGAGGCTAGTACGGAGTTTAGAAATGACATTTTCTTCTCCAAATATCCCACCTGAAATTCTTGCTACACTTCTTAACTTG GATGGTGATGCTGAATATTCACTGCTTGTAAACTTGAAAAGGTTGAATGATCTTCAATTGTCAAGGCGAATTTCCATCGAAATCTTCCATAATGATCTTGCACAGACTGTCTCCAAGGCTTAG